TATCTGGGGATTGGTGAAGGGATTGACGATCTACGTCCCTTTGACGCAGAACAATTTGTCAGAGCCATATTCAATGATGATTAAATTCGATCAAGTGAGCAAACGTTATCCCGGCGGCTTTGAAGCGCTTAGTCAGGTTGACTTTACCCTGCAGAAAGGCGAGATGGCCTTTATTACCGGTCATTCGGGAGCGGGCAAAAGCACGCTGCTTAAATTAATTGCGAAACTGGAGTCTCCTTCGTCCGGTCAGCTGACGGTCAATGGCGTTCGCCTTAACCAGCTTAAAAAACGGGAAATCGCCTACTATCGAAGCAGTCTGGGCATTACGTTCCAATCGCCCAACCTTTTAAATGATCGCACCGTGTTTGACAATGTCGCTTTGCCTTTGCAGATTCAGGGCGTACAACCGGCCATGATCGCCAAGCGTGTGCATGCGGCGCTGGATATGGTTGGCTTATTGACCAAGGAGAAAATGCAGCCCATTCATCTTTCCGGCGGGGAGCAGCAGCGTGTCGGAATTGCCCGGGCTGTTGTGCACAAGCCTGCCTTACTGCTGGCTGACGAGCCTACTGGAAACCTGGACCCCAGCCTGTCATCGGAAATCATGCGACTGTTTGAACAGTTTAATCAGGTGGGGGTAAGTGTTTTGATTGCTACCCATGATTTGGCGCTGATTGCCGGCATGCGGCATCGTATCATCATGTTGAAGGGAGGGCGGGTATGTTAAAAAGCATCCGTGCACAGGCAGCCTACCATCTGCAGGCAGCAACCAACAGCTTTAATTTTCTCTGTCGCCGCCCGTTGGCGACGATGATGACGGTGATTGTAATCGCCATTGCCCTGGCTCTTCCTGCACTCTTTTGGGTTTTCAGCGACAGTTTGAATCAATTGACTGCTGATTGGCAGCGTGGCGGCCATATCTCGCTTTATTTAAAACAGCCTCTAACCACGGCGGATCAAAATAAAACCCTGATTCAGATTCAGGAAACCGAGGGGGTGGGACACGCCACCTTGAAAACACCGGAAGAAGGCATGCAGGAACTGCAAAAACAGGAAGGGATGAACGACATCATGCGCTACCTTCCTGAAAACCCCCTGCCGGCGGTGATCGAAGTGATTCCGGCGGTGGGGATAGATACACCGCTCAAGGTGGATCAGCTCTATGCCCGCTTGAAGGCCTTACCCAACGTGGAACAGGCCAAGCTCGACATTGAATGGGTAACCCGGCTTCATGCCATTCTCGGGTTTGCCTCCAAAACAGCGCATGCCTTAATGGCACTGCTTGCCTGTGCGGTGGTGCTTATCGTCGGCAATACTCTGCGTTTAGCCATCCATAACCGTCATGAGGAAATTCAGGTTCTGAAACTGATCGGCGCCACCGATGCCTTTATTGTCCGCCCTTTTCTGTATTCCGGGGTCTGGTATGGTCTGGTTGGGGCTATCTTTGCGGTGTTGCTGGTTAATATTTTCATGTTAAGCATCGCGGTCGCCGTTCAGGAGCTGGCTTCATCCTATCAAATGCATTACCCGCTGCTTGGTTTATCGGTCAAGCAGGCTTATCTCATCGTTTTTGCGGCTATCCTTCTCGGTTGGTTGGGGGCGCGATTGTCGGTCAAAAGGCAGTTGGCGGCGATAGAGCCTTATCATTAAAATGTTCAGAGGCTGTCGTAAGCGGTCTCTATTCTAATCAATGTTAGGGATGATGACTTATAGGTTAGGCATGTAGACTGGATATTATAAAGTTTTAAATTTCTTATTCTATTTAATAACTTTCTATTGGGTGAAGCATTATATAAGGGCAATAACTCTACTGGAGAAAGGAATCGAAATGTAGGCTTCTTTGTTGGTTCTATTGGTAGCGTAATATATTTCTTCTCTAGTTTTTCCAGTGCAATGTTTAGTCCTGAATATCTTAATTCTCTATGCTGGTCAAACCATGCTGGGGCATAATGAACCCCATTGAGATTTATATAAACTTTGGTTTTTGCATTGTAGCCAATCCAAGTTTTATCTTGCTGAATATAACATGAGACAGTTTGCGGAGCTATATCAGGGGAAGTAGACCTCGGCTACTTGTCTATAAGTGCCCTCGCTTAGTTCGCTGGTGTCGGCCCTACTAGAACCAAGATTTTGACCATATGTGTCTTGAAGTATTTGATTACAAAAACTCATTAATCGTACCGATATTCGAGAGTTGTATAATTTATTTCGTCATTGATAATCTATGAGGCACAAGGAAATATAAAAATAAGCAAAGTAAATAAGACTATGTTGAGCCATGGCTTAAGCTCTCGATCTTTGCAGATATTTTATCATTACTTCCATCCCATAACATAAAAAGACCAAGTGATAGCCACTGAACTTGCAAGTGAAATTAAATTTAACTATAATTTCATATGAAAGGGGGTGTGCGATGAAAACTTCAAATAACATTCTTCATCAAGAAGAAATTGTGTTGACTAAAGCTGTGAGGAACCTGGCAAAATTTTATTCTTTAACTGGAAAGGATTTAAGCAAAATAATTGGTATAAGCGAATCTAGTGCCACCCGTATTAGTCAAGGGACTAAATTAATTTCACCTCATACTAAGGAGGGTGAAATGGCTTTATTGCTGTTAAGAGTATACCGAAGTCTAAATGCAATGGTTGGAAATAATCACGAAAAGGCTAAATTATGGCTGAATAGTCAGAATAAATACTTTAGAAATACACCAATTGAGGAAATAAAAACTATTCCAGGTTTAATTGGTGTACTTAATTATCTAGATGCAATGCGCGGAAAACTATGAGTATATGGACTGAATCTGAAGGAATAAAATTAGTTAGAAGCCTTAATTTGGAACCATGGAGAATGGTTGAGTCTCAACATAGTTCAAGTTCTCGAGACCTGGTTGAAAGTAGGGAAGAACACGATCTCTTAGAAGAATTACTAGAGAATTCAAAGCCGAGAATAACAAATAATAAGCACTATTTAATCTATACTCCTTTTAGATATCCACCACTTAAGTATGGATCCAGATTTGGTAATACTTATGAACCATCTCTTTGGTATGGTTCTATAAATCTCCTTACGGCATTAGCAGAAGTTGCCTTTTACCGTCTAAAATTTTTTTCTGATACTTCAGCTGATCTCGAGTATATTGAAATTCCAATGACTGCTTTTAAAGCATATATACAAACAGAAAATGGTATTGATCTAACAACACCTCATTTTAAAAAATACCAGGATAGAATTTCCAATAAAACAAGTTATGCGGATAGTCAGAAACTGGGTGCAGAGATGAGGGATGCAAATATAGAAGCTTTTATTTTTACTTCAGCAAGAGATAAGACGTTTGGAAAAAATGTGGCTGCATTTATCCCGGATGTATTTAAGATGAAGAATAATCAATATATAACAGATATGCAAAATTGGCGTTGTATTGCGAATCAAAATAGTATTGAATTTACTCGAGATGAAATTCTGTGTAGAAAACACCATGAATTTTTTAAAGAAGAATTTGAATGAAGGGTTTCCCGTTGAATTGTACAAAAAACAATCTATACTTAATTGATGGGTTAAATTCATTAACCGCTTAAATTCGTGTATAATAAGGCTGTCTGTAAGGAAACCGACAGACAGTTCATTAACCCTGTTATGGTTTTGATAACTGGAGGAAGTACCCATGAGTCAACAACTGCAATTGGCATCGTTAAATTTGCCTATAGGCAGTATTGATGCGTACATTCATCGGGTCAATCAGATTCCGATGCTTTCTGCTGAAGAAGAATTGAACTATGCGGAAAAATACCATAGTGAAGGCGATATTGAGAGCGCCCGTCAGCTCGTGCTGGCTCATTTACGCTATGTTGTTCGGGTAGCCCGAGGCTATCTGGGTTACGGTTTACCCTTAAGCGATTTAATTCAGGAAGGTAATATTGGCTTAATGAAAGCAGTCAAGCGTTTTGACCCCAAAATGGGTGTTCGTTTGGTTTCTTTTGCCGTGCACTGGATTAAAGCGGAAATCCATGAATACGTGCTGCGTAACTGGCGCATCGTGAAAATCGCGACCACCAAAGCGCAACGCAAGCTGTTCTTTAATCTAAGACAAATGAAAAAACGCCTCGGTTGGTTTAACAGCGAGGAAATTGACGCGGTAGCCAATGATCTGGGCGTCAGCCGTGAAGACGTAGTGATGATGGAACAGCGCTTGAATGCCATGGATGCTTCGTATGACGCCTCGGCCAATGACGACGACGATGACGCGTTTAAAGCCCCGGTGCATTATCTGCATGACAGCAATAATGATCCGGCTCTGTTGATTGAACAGGAGCGCAGCGGTATTCAGGGGCGTGATCAGTTATTCCAGGCGCTCGACTGCCTGGATGAGCGCAGCCAGGACATTCTACAGCAACGCTGGTTAGCGGATGACAAAGTCACCCTGCATGATCTGGCTGACAAATACGGTGTTTCCGCTGAACGCGTGCGTCAGCTGGAAAAAAATGCCATGAAAAAACTGCGTCAGTACATGGAAGACGTGTCTGCCTAGGCCTTATGCATTCATGCTGTCAACTCACCCTTTCATGCTATCCGGCTGTTCCTGCCTTGACAGGAACAGCCAAATCAGTTTACAAAATTCTTTCTCCGAACGTCTAATTCAGATGCTGCAATAGCCTTTTGCGCGTCGTCTCATCAACGAAAGCGGTTTCAAGCGCCATGCGTGTAAAATGAAGCATGTC
This Legionella sp. MW5194 DNA region includes the following protein-coding sequences:
- the ftsE gene encoding cell division ATP-binding protein FtsE, which produces MIKFDQVSKRYPGGFEALSQVDFTLQKGEMAFITGHSGAGKSTLLKLIAKLESPSSGQLTVNGVRLNQLKKREIAYYRSSLGITFQSPNLLNDRTVFDNVALPLQIQGVQPAMIAKRVHAALDMVGLLTKEKMQPIHLSGGEQQRVGIARAVVHKPALLLADEPTGNLDPSLSSEIMRLFEQFNQVGVSVLIATHDLALIAGMRHRIIMLKGGRVC
- the ftsX gene encoding permease-like cell division protein FtsX, translated to MLKSIRAQAAYHLQAATNSFNFLCRRPLATMMTVIVIAIALALPALFWVFSDSLNQLTADWQRGGHISLYLKQPLTTADQNKTLIQIQETEGVGHATLKTPEEGMQELQKQEGMNDIMRYLPENPLPAVIEVIPAVGIDTPLKVDQLYARLKALPNVEQAKLDIEWVTRLHAILGFASKTAHALMALLACAVVLIVGNTLRLAIHNRHEEIQVLKLIGATDAFIVRPFLYSGVWYGLVGAIFAVLLVNIFMLSIAVAVQELASSYQMHYPLLGLSVKQAYLIVFAAILLGWLGARLSVKRQLAAIEPYH
- a CDS encoding antitoxin Xre/MbcA/ParS toxin-binding domain-containing protein encodes the protein MKTSNNILHQEEIVLTKAVRNLAKFYSLTGKDLSKIIGISESSATRISQGTKLISPHTKEGEMALLLLRVYRSLNAMVGNNHEKAKLWLNSQNKYFRNTPIEEIKTIPGLIGVLNYLDAMRGKL
- a CDS encoding RES family NAD+ phosphorylase; translated protein: MSIWTESEGIKLVRSLNLEPWRMVESQHSSSSRDLVESREEHDLLEELLENSKPRITNNKHYLIYTPFRYPPLKYGSRFGNTYEPSLWYGSINLLTALAEVAFYRLKFFSDTSADLEYIEIPMTAFKAYIQTENGIDLTTPHFKKYQDRISNKTSYADSQKLGAEMRDANIEAFIFTSARDKTFGKNVAAFIPDVFKMKNNQYITDMQNWRCIANQNSIEFTRDEILCRKHHEFFKEEFE
- the rpoH gene encoding RNA polymerase sigma factor RpoH, with amino-acid sequence MSQQLQLASLNLPIGSIDAYIHRVNQIPMLSAEEELNYAEKYHSEGDIESARQLVLAHLRYVVRVARGYLGYGLPLSDLIQEGNIGLMKAVKRFDPKMGVRLVSFAVHWIKAEIHEYVLRNWRIVKIATTKAQRKLFFNLRQMKKRLGWFNSEEIDAVANDLGVSREDVVMMEQRLNAMDASYDASANDDDDDAFKAPVHYLHDSNNDPALLIEQERSGIQGRDQLFQALDCLDERSQDILQQRWLADDKVTLHDLADKYGVSAERVRQLEKNAMKKLRQYMEDVSA